A stretch of DNA from Pseudomonadota bacterium:
TCTACAGGAGGGCAAGGTATTATTCTCTGCGATCCCTGGAGATAAGGGGGTTCAATGACCCTGCTCAGAGTCTCTTTGACAATTTCAGGGAAGGCGTAAAGGCCTGCGGCAAGAAAGATGTCCCCTATTTGTTTTGGGCAGCCACCTCCTGGGGAAACTGGATCAAGCTGAACCTCGATTCGATGGAGGCACTTGCTGAACTTCCAAGGGTTGAACTGATGATGAAAAAAGTACTGGAACTCGACGAAGGTTTTTATTACCTGAAAAAGGCTCAAAAACATTTTCAGAAGGCTTTAGAGGTGGGACAGGGCAAATTTTTAATGACCTATGTCTATTATGCAAACTTTTACGCGCGGTACGCCCTCGACAAAGACCTTTTTGTCTCCACCCTTCAAAAGGTTCTCGATACTCCTGCTGATATAGCGCCGGAGGTAACACTCCTTAATACGGTTGCGAGGAAGAGGGCAGCGGATCTGTTGAATCATAAAGAGGAAATTTTCGAATAGGAGCAGATATGAACA
This window harbors:
- a CDS encoding TRAP transporter TatT component family protein — encoded protein: MKLLQIRILLCVICLFLLTGCLPNKKLTVAATAILLEGVAKSTFQQSDLKLVREGIPAYLMLMDGMIESVPDNEQLLINAAQTYSSFASAFMEETDPEYAKLLYRRARYYSLRSLEIRGFNDPAQSLFDNFREGVKACGKKDVPYLFWAATSWGNWIKLNLDSMEALAELPRVELMMKKVLELDEGFYYLKKAQKHFQKALEVGQGKFLMTYVYYANFYARYALDKDLFVSTLQKVLDTPADIAPEVTLLNTVARKRAADLLNHKEEIFE